The DNA window TAACACAAGACTATTTTTCTTATCCTAATGAtagatttttgtgtatgtgtgtgttttaagcaaaaaaaatcacttaattttttcagaaaacatattttttgcttaaaataagtaagtaaatgcatcttgatttaagaatatttagatatttgtaatgaaaaaaaaaaaatgaaaaaagagaatgaaaattatttttttgcagtgtgtaaaCTGTGCACAAGAGCCCTGGTGTAAATCCTCCAAGTAtccaaccaaaaataaataaatgacacgtTCACAAAACCAAAAATGCATCTACCGTCgtaccaacttttttttttacatttccttttttcttgtttttccatttttctctttttatagtATCGCTCAAGTATATCACAGGTTACTATCTAGAGAGGAAATAGAGGGTAAATTATGTTCCATGCTACATCTTGTTCAGTGAAGGCTATTGCAGACGATTTCTACATCACACACAATCACACGTTGTACGCTTGTATAACAAAAGATCCAAAACATGTCACCAAGAAACTAAATACATATGCAATGTTCACTATTTAAAGTCTTTTAGGACTATCCCTCGGTCAACGTGAAGCTGTCGCACGTCACTCGACTTCGCAGTCCTGTCTTACAGACAAAAGTTGAAAAACTGCTATTCAAAAATTAGCAAATTTGGTCATTGtctatctctttttttatttgtttttaaataagtagTGCTTTTTGATGGCTTAAGACAGAGgtcttttatttaataatctcACCCAGTGGCAATCTACAAGACGTCAGTGTGCATTTCATGACACCGCTACGTTAACTCTCCTCGAAACCAGCTAGTGCTGACGCAGAATCCAAAGTGACTTTATCAAAATacctaaaatgtgtttataaatatcTGACCCTTACGATCTTCTTACAGAGCGTGAATCTCTAGAACTCCCACTCGAGCGTCTCCTCGCGGTTGGCGGCCCGCTCCAGGCGATGGATGATGTTGTTGAGGTTGGCCATCTTCTCGTTGCGTCTCTGAGTGCTTTTGTTGAGTTTGGAGTTGATCGAGGGCGAGTGATGGTGGCTCGGGGCCGGCGGGTTGGGCGGCGACGGGGAGATGGGGGCGGAAGAGGACGGGACGGGGGACACGGACATCATGAGGCCGGGCGAGGACGCAGCGGAGGGCGAGTTGAGCGACACCTCCAGGCTGCTCCGAGACGGTTCGGATGAAGCCTTGAAGCTGACGGGATCCTCGGGCGACTTCTCCAGCTCCTCGTCCTCATGGCTGTTCCTCTGCGGCTCCTCGTCTTTGACGCCCAGCGAGCGGTGCAGGGGTGTTTCTGGGTCGCTTTTGAGCTGGGCGAACTGGACGCCGACGGAGAAGCACTTGGCCTGCCGCAGACGGAGCTCCTCGTCTTCATCCGGCTCTCTGGTCTCCTGTTTGACAGTGAACCAGCGCGGGGCGGCGCTCAGAGGGCGGCTGTGGACAGCCGAGGGCTGCTTCCTGTCGTCGCGGTCGGATACAGGGCTGTGGGACGTCAGCGGGGAGTAGTTGTTGTGCTCGGCGTCAGTGTCGTTGTCTTGGAGACCCTCCATCAGGACCTCTCGCCGCATACGGGACCTGTtgaaaagatgatgatgatgaaacaaagtttttatttttagcagcatgatcaatcagtgttattattgctaactaaaactatttttaaaaatcagttattgaaaaaaagttgaactaaaatgaaatataaatattgaagttTGTATCAGAAATAAGTGgaaatgcttaaattattaaaatgaaaaataaaaatttattaaagctatacagaaatatttaaatgaaaatgaatgaaaatgaaaatgaaaatataaaaataaaagctaatttgaaatattattaaatactacaatagtatataagTATCTCACTACATTGTATGTGTAATTCagcaaatacagttattttacagttttaaaagtaaaaaatagctgaaatgcatgtttaagtttaaatagaaaattaataactaaaataaaaataattaaaactagagcccgaccgatatatcggccggccgatattatcggccgatatgagctaattgcatttaaatcggcatcggcgtttataacggccgatgaaacatgagaaacagagtctcatgcttcactcatgttatgagtgttgcatagtttgcccaccagagggagctctgcagctccccagttgacaacagcgccagaaatccactacagaagaaggctatcagccgagccactgagatgtactcttttgacggtgagtctgttgttcgtcatgtgaaatgattgtagatttagttcatacactgtatataaaaacagtatggtagttctagctaacggtcctatcattatcacttctaaatattctgtaacatcacttacagccgctaatgcattgctatattagattagccacaaagctaataccatgtttatcagtggaagagccgcgaacgttaataagaggtcaaactataacgttagcgtttaacttattctaaatatatctgcagtgtttcccacataatgaccgcgtaactgtggcaggggggcgcgtgtagtcaatgactagaagttatgtacagcgtgcctcgaaaaaaaaaacaacaactgttacgttattctaacgcaaacatagcttcctttttagcaggccccttaaattgcttgctattaacttgtttgaaggtggttcttctcaaaattgacagcgatgtgttcatgacactaacgttaaccattcaacttcgaattgattccgtaatcttccggtaacagtaggctaactttacgttcgccagcgcatgacgatgttttgattcagactgcacaaagagaagaggagaagatatacgggtccgttatgaatgtgtctgtgagagcaaatatagtgtagttacagtaactacagtaggtgcgtcagagatgattaaaccagaggggacatgtaaataaatgtgagctgaacaagcgcttttttttttcttctttttttacagattgtttcaaagcagctttacagacataagaggaaaatgttgtaataatatagttaaatataagtaggtaataggtaatacctattgcttgacaaataaaaaaaaaaaaaaatatatatatatatttctctatatttctcatttttgcctatgtaggagatccctgtttattattattataattctaatgatgacatgagtaatgatacatggtgatatcattaatacacatgcttattctttctctgtctctctttctgccctacagatggctgaaaaaggtgaacgctgtagcagcaaagtgtgggactacttctgcaaagattcctctaatgcagtgttcttttgatcattaaaaaatatatacttttgatgtgcaattgtttagtcattgagactgtaatctaaggctttttttaacataatcgcttctggaaaatggtttatacagcccacatacatagaacaggcagatattttactattgaatgttgtgtaagtgtagtttataggaaatgggtctaatatccagtttattttcaaaatcaaaatatcggcttataaatcggctcttttcgagttaatatcggcatcggcatcggcccccaaaaatccatatcggtcgggctctaattaaaactatattgaaatataaaaaaaaaactaaattaaaataagaaaactaaaagccataaaataaaagctaatatattaataaaataaaatcaaaatattaattaatactgtagtttataaatgacagtaaaataacactggatttCACTACATTGCGTGTGTAATTCAACAAATTCAGTTATTGTCTGCAAAACACGGTgtataaaataaatcagtttaagtttaaatacttaaattaataaaactaaaataaaactatataattataaatatagaaaataaaaaatactaaaacatcaactaaaattaaaataaaatataaaaataacagctaattcaaaatgttaataatgtatcaataacactaaaataatgctaGTTCTCAGCTAATCCAGTTATCgtctttaaattaacattttaaatttaatttattagtaaaatgtCTTTTGGACCAATAAAAGAGACGATAGTTTGCTGCTGATATCACTTCCAGTTTGAAAGCTTTGCATCATGGGATACTACATCGAACACAGTGTGCTCTGGTAGTGATTGGGGGACCAAAGGTATAATTTGAAGAATTGTTCCCTGAAAACACTGGAATTTTGTGGGTATGTTGGACAGTTCATGCCACAGTACAGATGTAGTTACAAGGCTTTCTTGTCTTTCTATTTTAAACTCCTCAGTTGTCCAGCAGGTGGAGCTAAACTCCCATTCAAAGCTTCAAACACCAACAAGAGTTCAGACACAAGCACATCTCTTCTGGGTGTCTTTACGAGGTAAAAAGCAGAACACACCTGTAGTTGTGGAACCAGTTGATGACGGTGTTGGTTTTGAGGTTGAGCTGGGCGGCCAGCATCTCGATGGTGTGCTGAGAGGGATACGGCTCCTGCAGATACGCCTTCGTCAGAGCCTCCTTCTCCTCGGCCGCCAGCACCACGCGGGGTTTCTTGGCCTGGCTGAAGGGGCAGAGCTCCAGCGGGGTCAGACCCGGACTGATGCAGTCTGAATGAGCGCTGGGGGAATCGCTGTCTGAGCCGGGACTCAGCAGACCGTATCGCCTCTTCAGATACGCTAGAGAAAACCAAGACGTTCTGTTTTACAGCAGTTTAACACTAGCTGCAAAATACAAACCACTGCATCTTCACAGCAAGCGGGTCATatgtaatataatgataaaaagagTTCAGTTGAAAtgctaaaacaaaactaaaactagaataaaaactcattaaaatgactgtatatagaaatattaaaaataataaaatgacaaatgcacataaaatgacatcaatttcaactgaaattaaaaagaaaatcgaAAATATAGAAACAAAAGCTAATTCCAAATATtcaatactataataatatataaattacactaAAACTGGATCTCACTACACTGCATGTGCAATTCAGCAAATCCACTTATTGtctgaaaaataaacactttattaaTAAAGTTTGAATCAAAAAAGGGTCATATAATGTATAACACaatgatgacaatttaaattttaaaatgaataaaactaaaacaaatactaatactaaacatacaacaaaaataataaaaatggcaaagtgctaaaattataaagaaaggaaaaatgaaaaaataaaagctaattcaaaatattaataaatactgtaataggttataaataattttttatatatttctatatagcttaaatttttcgaaattttcagttttattttagttttatttagtaaagtttaatttatttattttatttattattttagtttagtaattttaattttacttttattctaatatattttattttaagctttatttcaattaaagaaaataatttttaatagattGAACaacatagtaaataaaataagcatataaATAACACTGGATCGCACCATTTTAAATCAAGTTTATTcataaaatgtcttaatatttaGATCTAAACACTGAAATGGCACAGAATCAGTGAAGAACTGAATCAATGTCTGTTCTCTTACCTTTCTTCTCCATTTTCTTGACGTCTCTGAGTTTATCGATGTTGTGCGGGTCGTTGAGCCACAGCTGCATGCGGACGAACGGCTCGCGGCCCTTCAGACTGAGCTTATGCCACGGCTTCGGTCTGGACAGCAGGTCAGACACTGAACCCTGAGTCAATCCCAGAATGCTCTCTCCAAACAGACGCTGACctgcaacaacacacacatatacttacAGTTACCAATCCACCTCCAGTCCTTAGAATTCTACATTCAacatgaatcagttcaaactcTTCATTtcagtgaactgattcaaaactttttttgtttacactatcgtttaaattattattatctttagaAATTTacacttttgttcagcaaggatgcattaaattgatcaaacgtaacagtaaagacatttctaatgttaccatagatttctatttcaaataaattacccCCCCCCATTAAATAATCctgatgtaaaatgtttttccacaaaatattctgcagcacaactgtgttcaacattgatgataatcaaaaaaaaaaaatttgagcagcaaatcagcatattagaatgatttttgaagatcgtgtgacactgaagactggagtaatgatgctgaaaatacagctgcacatcacagaaataaattacattatacaaCAGACTACaatagaaaatagatattttaatttgtaatattatttcacaatattcctgtctattgtgtttttaatcaaataaatgcagctttggtgagcagaagagacttctttaataaacatgaaaaaatcttttgactggtagtgcatactattataatatttattgatattttgaatcagcttttatttttatattttcagttttcattttaattttagttttagtaatttttttttacatgattttgttattatgtttttatataatttttttttcatttaatataattatatatatatatatatatatatatatatatatatatatatatatataattatattttaattacagaaaactatttctaatagttttagttaacagtaacaacatttgatcaaataaatgcagccttggtgtagCACAAAAATACCCAAACCTTGTCAAAAATCTTCATTTTACATAGAATAGAATGCTGCCATTCATACAGTGCTGTGTAAGGCGTGCTGTAAATCACCTAAGTTGTTGTCGGTCAGCACCTCCTTCACTCTCTTGGTGATGGTGTACGTGTCCAGCTCCGGGGACATGGCCACCAGCTCCTGGATGCCCAGCGGTGTGTGGGGCTGCTGCGGGACCATCATGCCCGGGGTGCTCTTCCCTCCGTGGGGCTCGGCGTGCTGCGGGTGCTGGTTCTCTTTACTGCTCTCCAGCGCCAGGCTCACGGGCTCCAGGGTCATGCTGGGGTGACTGTCCTCAGGACTCGGGGGAGGGGACGGGGACGAGTGGCTCGTCACGGGGCTCTTATCTGAGAACCAACAACcaaagattataataattattacagtcAGAAGAGTTTTACAAATATTAGTTATGTTAAAAACACTAAACCTGTGCAATACCAAGTCTATGAAAGGATAACAAAAAGATTTCATCTAGAAACTAAAATTACTCaatatttgtgtcttgttttccaatataaatatataaacatataaacataattgaataaaaatgtaaaaaaaatatatatatttttaaatctaccAGTGAGGTAAGAAAAATGACTTTGTTATTTATAAaacttgaattaagtttattattcTCACACCACTGCCAAATATGTGttcatgttttaagcataaactctataattttttatttattttttttttttaagaaaccaaGAATGAATATCTCAAGTAATTTTgattttcaagtaaatgtatattgatttaagaatttttagaaatttcttctggaaaataagaaaaaatattttgctgtgtagaaaataagaaattgtattttgcatacAGTAAATGAAGCCATAACTTCAATATATTCAACATTTTGCCATCAGAACTATCATTGCCTGGAAAATTATAACTTTTTCTCTCACTGTAATACAAAATCTTTGTAATTTATaccataaattatgttttaaaaacattataataattataatttattataatttatattacacattttcataattatattgttttaccTGATTGTGTTCAACTATTATAAGATTCtcattactatatttttttaaacgtaATGCAGAAAAAacccagttattttatttaagcagTACAGTGAGTAAAGCTGAActtgaaaatgttttgcattatgctttcattttcatgacaattaaaaagAATGTCAAGTCTCTTTAAtactacaaaatattataatgtataataattattgtttattgtaagttatattacaattattattttttttttttttgttacatttttttaaagattctcagtactatgattatatatatatatatatatatatatatatatatatatatatatatatatatatatatatatatatatatatatatatatttatatttttttttttaatcaaaatacaggaaaaaagaaaCTCCAAcgatattatttaaacattatatcaTGACTACTATGTAATAGTAATTCATATTTAAAGCTAAACTATTTCTCAGAATTACAGAAATGAGGAAGATCCCCCACTGGCTGTGTGTAGGATGGCTTGTTTGTGCTGGTGATCGTGACTGACCCTGACTGTGGCTGTGGCTGGACAGCTGGTTGAGTCCGTGTCCCAGCTGGTCCAGCAGCCAGAGCTGCATGCGTATGAACGGCTCGCGGCCCTTCTGAGTGAGTTTACTCCAGGGTTTAGGCCTGGATAACATGTCACTCACGCTGCCCTGAGACAAACCCAACACCTGCCAGAGACACAGAGACATTCAAATGAGTCTGAACTAATAATGTTCCTCATAAAACCAGAACCTCGCTGTTTGAAATCAGCTTTTCACTGGCAAATATTCAagtgaccactagatggcaggaAAAGACAATCCAATAGTTCCTGACACTACCGCTCagaagcttggggtcagtaaaattttagttttaaagaaaggacgcattaaactgatcaaaagtgacagtaaagacatctataatattacaaaatatttctgttctaATAAAtgccgttttttcttttttggaaaaaatgtatcgttttgacaaaaatatgaagccacatgacaaaaaaaaaagtgatcaatattattcaacattgataataaaaaaaaaaaaatgtttcttgagcagcaaatcatcatattagaatgatttctgaagatcatgtgacactgaagactgcagtaatgatgctgaaaatacagctgcgcatcacagaaataaattatattttaaaatatattacaatagaaaatagttattttaaattgcaatacaaTTCCTCAGTATTACTGATTTtccagtatttttgatcaaataaatgcagccttggtaagtaaaagagacttctttcaaagacataaaCTTCTGAACTTCagtgtgtatatattcatattattttgcaTGGATTTAAGACAGGAGTTTCACTACATTGCAAGTTTGCTGTTATTTCTATTTTGCAATTACATGCACAGATTAATCATTCCcaataagaccagaaacatgTATTAAGGAAATAAATATGGTTTTGATTTAATGTCATCAAAAAAACAGTATCAAATACCAAAACAGATGTATGCCGTTTCCACACAATAACATTACATTTGTGCCCGATTTGTGTGGAAAAACCATTTCATGCACTGATTCCTTTGATCTCGAGTCATTACATGAAAACTTGCTCTCCAGCTGTGCTGTTTTAAGACACGCAAACAATCTCacaacagggttattatcattaaataaaactaaaaccttacatacatacatttttcttacttgaaataaaataaatgttaactaaaattataataatataataatataatataattaaaattataataatataatataatataatataatataatataatataatataatataatataatataatataatagaaaaagtaaaaaaaaaaaaaacataattttcaattAGTTCTTTGTttagttgaagtattaaaataacaactacaaaaaacaacaactttaaaacaaaaaataaaaaaagtaaataaagtaaaataaattaaaatggaaactacagagaatataaaaataaaaacgtctgaaaatattaataaaaaattattagtatattaatgATACTGACAGAAGACGCACCAAATACTGAAGTTTGTAAATGGAAAATACTTTGGCGTATTagcaaaaaaactatttcaataaGAATGTGTTTGCACACATAATCGTagaaaaattaagatatttttaatggacATATCTGAACTTGAGAAATGGTGTGTTCTGACGTCTTTCTGCGGTTGAAaaaagataccttctgatgttcattcatgtttatttcctgCTGTAACTAGTCAagaggagatgatcagttcaccagacgctacagtgatctgtcaccaCACATTATAGAGCCACAAAAccatatttattgtttgaatttctttaaaaaatgacagaatttgaaagttGAGACGTGGTTTCgtaccagaagtaacctgctctgtcctgtctgtcagtttcctctttgctctgcgatgtatttttcactgcgtgagaacatgatgagTGGCGTGTCTTGTCAgacgtagcaacagtaactaagtgGGGCGGGTCTCTGCGACGGGTCAGTTGTGATGCAGTAATAGTTTTGTATGTTTATGATTGTTAGCACATATATTGATGCTTCATGCTGCTGGGTATATTAAGTTGACTTTCATGAGACACAATAAGGTACATACTCTACATATAGTCTAATGCAACACCGATGACAATTTGAATCGAAAATGTTTTGTCTTTGCACTGACCCGTTTTAAAATTTTTGCTTGTTGGACTTTGctatatataacactgttctaaaGCCCACCTTCTCTCCGAAGATCCTCTGGCAGATCCCGTTCTTGGCCAGTTTTTCCTTCACCTGCCGGGTGAGTTCGAGGGTGTCCACCTCACGGTACATGTACATCTCGTACTGCTCCGGGGTCAGCGGTGGGACGGTGGGCTTCAGGGTTCGGGGGATGTAGGTGGGGTAATATGACACCCGTCCTCCTCCACAGGGTGGCTCGCCGCTGACCGACGCGTCCAGCTCCACCTTGATCTCCAGCGGCCGTCCCAACACAGGCTCGTCCTCCGGAGCGGATGCTTCCTCGCCGTTTGCAGGGCAGTCTCCGTTCTCCATCCGCGGCCAGGGACGAGGCATGGACGAATGTCCCGTGGACGAAGAGGAGGAGAGCGACGGAGACACGGAGGTGAACGGGTGAGAGGTGCCGCCCATCATCACGACCGCGCCGCGTTCGGCGGACCAGTGCTGGTCGAAATACGCACCGGCTTCGCCGATCTCTGACTTCACCTTACGGATGATGTTTTGGACGAAGGCGGCGGGGGACAGGACGCTCAGAGGCGTCTGAGGGCTGCTGGTGGGATTGGACACACACGTCGGCACGGACACACCCTCCTCCTGTTTGATGAAGGGCGGCGTGGGGGGCAGCTGTCCCTTGGCGGGATCCTGCAGGGCGAGACGCTCGCTGGAGGACGCCCGGCCGCACACCTCCATCTCCAGCAGGGCCTGCTGCTGCGCCTGCATCTCTCGACGGGCCTGCTCCAGGATGCTCTTGATGGTTTCGTCAGAACTGCTGCTTCCTCCAGAGCTGTTACGTCCTGATGAACAGCCCAAAGATGACTTACAATCACCTGTCCAACACAAACAGATCCGAACGCAAGTTTGCATTGCTAGTCAAAAGTAGTTTTAACGTGACATGGCTTCTTTAAAAAGTGGCGCTTGTGGTGTGCAAGACACACTATATCGGCCAAACTAGCACGAGCACGTGTGTGgaacaacaattattatttttacaaattattataataaataaataaaataaacatataaacaaattataaattaatattaaatatttatgtaaaaggtttttatttatattaatattttgtatttgataatgctataataaaataaatatattaaatattttattattataaaataattattataatagccAAACTAGCACTAGTATGTgtgtaaacaattatttattaaaatgattataacaaataaataaaacaataaatgattttaatattaaaatataatcaaattatatattaatattaaatatttatgtaaaatgtttttatttatattaataatttttatttgataatacaataacaaaataaatattgtaaatatttaattattcaaaaatattattaatatttaaatattataaatataatattaaaagtatttaattgtattaatattttgtattggaaaaaataatacaataatacaacaagtatttaaatcatttaatttatataaaaataataattattatttacaattatttattaacaattaaacaGAGCAGACAGACATGTTATTAGTAGTGTGTTTCCTGGGATATTTAACCTATTACTTTTTCATTGCTTGCACCTACTACAGTACactgcaaaattatttttgtttttaatttattttagtatatacatCACTAAATATTGTTATAGCTAGGCTTAAATAGACATGTAAGCATATATTTATGCTCTGTATTTATGTTCTAtctatatttatgttaaaataaaaatactgtctaGTCACATAATTTGGCTCCTCAGATacctggatgttttttttttctttgtagtgaAGTAAGTAATTTTGGACAACGAGTAGAAGATTCCAACAGACATCAGGCATGCTATTATGCAAAACAATCCTATAAGAGTCACGTATGCGCAGATCAAAGCTGGTTTCACTGCTGCTGTGTGTTCTTGTGTAGGTAGCAGTGTGAGATTCATAAACTGCCTGCGGATTTGGTGTCTTTGTACCCACCTCTTTGTGACTGGATCTCCTTCTTGGCCTGCTCTAGAATGTTCTTGATGGCATCATCTGACCCAGTTTCAGGAGTTCGGATGCGAGGAGTGATGCTCCCTATCAGAGAGGgtaaaggagagagaggaggtgaGGTGAGTGGGCCGGCTGATCAGAGAGCAGCTCCAAAGCCTCGCGTTTGATTGCTAGATCAATAGCTGCCTTTGAGAAGCTGGCATCAAGTGAGGATGCGCTAACACGTGAACGCTTCACTTTCAAAACCCAGAAAGAGAGCATCACAACAAATGCAGGGTTTGGGACGGAGCGCGGAAGCTGTGTGCAAATACAGCACTAGAAACGCTTGTACAGGAAACCGGACTAGTTCTCTCTGGGGGTCTGAAATGGTTCGGTGGGGTTTAGAGGGATGAGACATCTTCAGGATGTCAGATGGGCCTGTGGGATTGAGCCAAGACATGAAACACAATTCACAAACCACTGAACTTCCATAATGTGGAATCAAATCAGAAGGGAATAACAGGTGGATACTATTGgttgtgattttatatatttttcccatGAAGATGATATTGTGTAGAAGAATTATAGCCTTTGTGGTTATTTAAAATTCATGCATTATTGTTGTATTTACAGTAAGTCAACATTAACCCTTActctgaaatctgattggttaatattaattttgtcttAGGACCAATAAGGATGCTGCTCCAAGAAGATCTTCTGCTTGA is part of the Cyprinus carpio isolate SPL01 chromosome A8, ASM1834038v1, whole genome shotgun sequence genome and encodes:
- the cux2b gene encoding homeobox protein cut-like 2 isoform X2, which gives rise to MAADVGSMFQYWKKFDLRRLQRELNSVAAQLAGRQEESEDSHKHLVELSREFKKNVPEEVLEMVSPVLKSFQAQVVALSQRSKEAESAFLGIYKQLIEAPDPFPLLQATQERLAELQRSAPDGDPLVTEISEHWRKHLECLDKAEHTEEGPVTVETGEASSQRPHMMTPNSTQNVQDGDAPLQNHQNTQEGEEHESDVSLPVRLGQAEDRIKALQSSLNSARTELQELRCKYDKEMAEKVEEMGALMANLEKANQRADLAQREVERLKEQLAGTSKGTGPSEDRPKEERVREERDEPSLSRLEAVLFSKDREILRLLENVQRLQFTLQEVQESSANQIAELKRQLAFKSEAIETLEAKLQSQMDYEEIKTELSILKAMKLASANGSSSQESAKTAEALLLDKDAFLPSHKLLVDKVRVLHNSDEGHSEDSSKDVSRPAGSYSSPPGTLPIDGLSSSSPGPPNTDTPSSAHELPRPFSVSPFSGEKLPGDQLLHKQLLSPLFKKDASSIMAFPTALYAAKAALMSANPNASMPVAMETGMPSDQSESGSSGGGDEDQVDTAEIAFQVKEQLLKHNIGQRVFGHYVLGLSQGSVSEILARPKPWRKLTVKGKEPFIKMKQFLSDEQNILALRTIQVRQRGSITPRIRTPETGSDDAIKNILEQAKKEIQSQRGRNSSGGSSSSDETIKSILEQARREMQAQQQALLEMEVCGRASSSERLALQDPAKGQLPPTPPFIKQEEGVSVPTCVSNPTSSPQTPLSVLSPAAFVQNIIRKVKSEIGEAGAYFDQHWSAERGAVVMMGGTSHPFTSVSPSLSSSSSTGHSSMPRPWPRMENGDCPANGEEASAPEDEPVLGRPLEIKVELDASVSGEPPCGGGRVSYYPTYIPRTLKPTVPPLTPEQYEMYMYREVDTLELTRQVKEKLAKNGICQRIFGEKVLGLSQGSVSDMLSRPKPWSKLTQKGREPFIRMQLWLLDQLGHGLNQLSSHSHSQDKSPVTSHSSPSPPPSPEDSHPSMTLEPVSLALESSKENQHPQHAEPHGGKSTPGMMVPQQPHTPLGIQELVAMSPELDTYTITKRVKEVLTDNNLGQRLFGESILGLTQGSVSDLLSRPKPWHKLSLKGREPFVRMQLWLNDPHNIDKLRDVKKMEKKAYLKRRYGLLSPGSDSDSPSAHSDCISPGLTPLELCPFSQAKKPRVVLAAEEKEALTKAYLQEPYPSQHTIEMLAAQLNLKTNTVINWFHNYRSRMRREVLMEGLQDNDTDAEHNNYSPLTSHSPVSDRDDRKQPSAVHSRPLSAAPRWFTVKQETREPDEDEELRLRQAKCFSVGVQFAQLKSDPETPLHRSLGVKDEEPQRNSHEDEELEKSPEDPVSFKASSEPSRSSLEVSLNSPSAASSPGLMMSVSPVPSSSAPISPSPPNPPAPSHHHSPSINSKLNKSTQRRNEKMANLNNIIHRLERAANREETLEWEF